In Corylus avellana chromosome ca8, CavTom2PMs-1.0, the genomic stretch tcaatcataatgaattagttcgattgatcgtgataagatcaaatgattgaaacaattgaaagtgaattaattcgattgatcgtgataggatcaaatgatcgatcaaacatcgatcctactgaattaatttgattgatcgtgataggatcaaatgatcaatcaaatattcgatcgatcctaatgaattagttcgattgatcgtgataggatcaaatgatcgatcaaacatccgatcgatcctaatgaattagttcgattgatcgtgataggatcaaatgtttaATCGAACATCCAatcaatcctagtgaattagtttgatttattatgataggatcaaatgatcaatcaaacttgaAAAGATTGAtagttcgatcaaacatctgatcgatcttagtgaattagtttgattgatcgtgataagatcaattgatcgatccaactggatacaattgaaggttcaatcaaacatgtGCGTCTTACATGTTCAATaaatacatgtaatttttatagattaggttaaaaaaaaaattctttcaacccaatttggagaaaaactttgtccatatatatatatgtgtgtgtgtgagaaaactacaaaatgatgtatatatattaacaaataaaaaatagaaaaataggaAACTTTACTAATtatgacccaaaaaattaattttttttttcaatcaattttgacttaaaaaaaaaattaataagctaatataattgttttaataagttcaaataaaaaaaattaaaaagtggaCAATCAGCGTCAACATTATAGGTTGACGCTGATAGTATGGTTATGAGCGTCGACTAAGTCGACGCTGATATAAAAATATGTCAGTTTGGTACAAATTAGAAGGCGGGATCCATTGGCGCGGCGGgtgaaatttttggaaaattttttttgtatcttccccttttttcttcttcgccTCTCTAACCCATTCTTCTCATGTTATCCCCTGCCTTCTGCAGTTCTGCACAATACCAGGAGAGAGAgctagagtgagagagagagagatcgacacaagagagagagagagagagagagagagagagtgacggACAAACGGAGATTGACAGATGAGaccgcgagagagagagagatgtgattCAAAGTTGCAGACGCACAACCATGTATTTTCTCCCTCTAGTTGCAGACGCACAGCCAGGTTCTCTCTCATTCGGTCCTCTTTCTcgttctcctctctctctctctctctatattttgttttcttaggttttattcaatttttttacgtTAATCTCAAATCTGACTTTTGGTCTGTGATATGATATAtatctctttgtctctctcactAATGAACATTTGTCTTTCTCTCTGTGATATGATATAtatctctttgtctctctcactAATGAACATTTGTCTTTCTTTAGTTGCCGagcaaggaagaaagaagagcttcaggtaaattttcttcctcttcgtcttctctctttttgtaACTGTCCGAAATTCTCTCTCGTTGGAACCCTGTTTTCTCATGCTTTGGTTTAATTTCGAATCTTGGTGCATATTTCTGAAATTTACGCTTCATGTTGGCATACCTATGGAtgatttgagagtattttgctaattttggatttggggatgaaaaattgtagaaacccgcccctatttgttttttgtagaaGCCCCTAGTATGTGGAATTTGAGGATTATTGGGTCAACGCTAATGGTgggtgttgttttgattttgggataatttcttgatttgattttgtgtgtttcttgatatgggattttattttggggacCCTATTCATAAATGTTCTTAATCATTTATATGGAATTTGAGGATTATTGGGTCAACGCTAATGGTgggtgttgttttgatttttggataatttcttgatttgattttgtgtgtttcttgatatgggattttattttgggtgcCATTTGAACTACATCTTATTGGAGATGTTTTGTGGTGAAATTTTATTTGCGGTATTTTGAGGTGAAGTTTTCTGGATTTTTGATACTGAAAATTCCGGCACTTATTTTGAAGTTTATTGAGTCTGTGCTTTGTCTGGTTCTGTAATTCTTTGtatggttgctgagaaaactgaGGAAATACGAAAGAAAATGGAACCCCTGATCAGCTCACCTAACTAGAGAAAGTTTCCTTATGCATGCATAGTTTATTGTGTGAATAAATGCTTAGAATTTGAATTAttggtttattttgtttttgcttgccTTTTTGTAGGACTGAAATGATATTAACTGTGATTGATATATGCAACATTTTTAGTTGAAATTTGGTGATAATCATGCCGGACGTGCAGGTCCTTGTGAATGATTTCCTTAACAACCTTAAAAAAGGGTAAAATCTTCAGCACTGTTTGTATAGCTGCATAGATGGTATACGAAGGCTATGTTTAAGATACTATAAGctcatttatatatgtttgtttgttatttacttcttttttggataatttgTGGTTCCAGTAAAATTGAGGGCTCGCAGGCCATAGCAAGGTAGACGGCCGAATTGCTTCGGTCGGTGATTTCACAGTAGCGAGTGTCGTACACAAACCAGGCTGGAGCTTTGATGGATGCTGTAAGGGCAGTTGGGGAGCTGCTGATTGCTGCAAATCCTATGGGTATGTGCATGGATAGTCTATTTATTACGACTAGAAATTATGTAGTAGTATATTTTCTTGAGGGaacttcatcaattaatgaagATCATGTTATGTAGGGCCTGTGACTTTTCTAGGCCAGCAAAAAGTTAACTATGAAATCAAGGCATAAAGAAGTTATTAATACTATTCCTTTGAATTTAAATGCTATTGTATGTTTCCCTTTTCTCATAAATAATATACTTTAATTTATGAATAGCAGTGCTACTTATTCTTAAATTTGATGTGTGAAACATGTGATACTAtggttttgtagttttaaaatGCTTACTTAATCGGGCTCCTTATCCTTGTCTGATTCTTCAGTATTTCTGATGGATATTGTACAATCACATGAATACAATGGTTATGGATACTGTACAATCACTTGAATAGAATGGTTATCATGAAGGGATACCTtgcttgttcttgttcttgttcttgttcttcttttttattttttttattttttacttacaTGGAGTGTTAAGATCtatctttgttttcttatgaTAATATGTTATGTACATAATTGCAGAGCTTGCTGTCGGTAATATTGTGAGGCGTGTTTTGCACATTATTATGGAGGAGGATCTATCTCTCACAACGGCTGCTATTGCTGGTTTGGGCGTATCCGCTGttagtgatgatgatgatgatgctgagCACAATGATCATCCAGTTCTATTAGCTGCTTCTCTTGCTGCTGCTGCAAGAAGCACTTTGCGTCCACCTTCCTTGCAGGCCCTTCTTGAGGATGTGCCTGACTCAGCAGCTGTTCCTCACACTTCTTCCTCTGGGGGTGATTCTGATGGAAAAGGCAGATGTGAGCTCagcagtttttattttattcagttatAATATTGTTGTTATTGCTAGTTCTCTTacagtcatatttttatttaaagcgATTAGTCTCGGAGATTGCTTGAAGAAGTTGACTATGAACTTACACTTTGATGTTGGAAGAGAAATATTACATATTCCCACCTTCAGCTTTTCTAGCTTTTTAGCAAGTTTATCATCATTGCAGTTAACATGTGGTGATGACTTGATATGCTTTGCCCTGCCCCAATATCCATTTCCACAAACAGAACAAAGATCATAAAATTCAACCAAAGAATGTCTTTCTCCAAAAGCCAAAGCTGAGTTCATGTCgataattggaaaatattacatttCTTTGGAATGATTTAAAGTCTTTCAGAACTAAAAAAGTTGGTGAATTATGTAAATTCCTATTTGTTGCCATAAAGGAACTAGAGCCACAAAGTAGTACTCCAATAGAGAGATAAGAAAAGTGTCATTTTGCTACAAGGTAAATCTTAGCAATGATAATAGTATGCTTTAATGTTCCAtggttctgcgatcgatcgcagtaccagagggttttcaagtaggtttttttatattttgtgatcgatcgcacttggagtgcgatcgatcgcaaaatgtcgaaaacctactggtactgcgatcgatcgcacacgattgtgcgatcgatcgcagattatttcttttttaattttttaggaccattagggtccactttgtggacgctaatggttaactatcagcatccactttggtttggacgctgatagttaattttttttttaaaaaaaaaaattttgaggaccattagggtccactttgtgaatgctaatggttaactatcaacgtccactttggtttggacgctgatagttaatttttttaaaaaaaattttggaccattagggtccactttgtggacgctaatgattaactatcagcgtccactttggtttagacgctgatagttattattatttattttttttaaaggaccattagggtcgacaaagtggaccctaatggttaactaaaaatGGACGCTAATGcctgactattagggtcgactttcgcttctgtttacatcatctttagggtcaaaacattgcgacttttagggtcgataaagtggatgCTANNNNNNNNNNNNNNNNNNNNNNNNNNNNNNNNNNNNNNNNNNNNNNNNNNNNNNNNNNNNNNNNNNNNNNNNNNNNNNNNNNNNNNNNNNNNNNNNNNNNATTTTTTCCCACAACTTCTTCTGTTCCTCCTCCATAACTGATTTCAAGTGGTGGAAAATTCAATGTTTTTGGGTTGATGATTTTGTGgatttgtgatttgttctttttGAGGAATTTATGGTTTCATCATTTTGAAGATTTTGgtcttcatttttgtttgtttgttcagTTGTTATTGACTAAGAATAGGGGAGGAGAGAACATGAGAGATATAGATTCGGTTCcatgagagatagagagagaggcagagaggAAGATGGAAGTgctatgaagaagaagagatgaGGAAGAAAAGATCAGGAaacatgagaggagagaggagagatgagagagactTGTGGTattttatcattaaaataaaGCATTGGGTAGCtatagtgtttcccaatgcattgggaaacactgtaatTACCACTCGAGGTAAGTtaaatttagggtttttgatGTGGATGtggttttgtggttttttttcttctcttttttccttaaaCGTAGGGAAGTGAATGCCATATATGGCATCTACTGCTAGTACTCTTACAAATAACTAAAGTTTGGAGGAGACTCCGTATTCAATAAGTcgtcatctttttcttcttcatttcttaACTAATCTAACCGGATTGTGTTATTTTAGCCAGTTTATAGACATATATAGTTAATTACTTTGGGTTTACGTACACCTTATGATTGTCAGGCCCCCACTGGCGACACCCACATTCACGTTCAATACAAATTGAACTTCATAATTGTTAGCTAGGCTGCTTGGTGCTTTAGTATTTTGGAGTAGGCATGTGATTAAGTGCAAGCAAATGTCAAGTCCCATTCATgatgttgaaaatatatatatatatatatatatatatatatatatatatattgtgtgggCAACATgatgttgataattttttttattaattagcacattatattaatttttgatGCAATGATGATTTTgttctttctctcattttttatttttatttttttttattttttatttttattttttaagttatttgtatTTGGCTAAACAAAACATAGAATCAATTACTTGTTCAGTTGTTtgtcaaataaaattttttaacacgcATGTAAGTAAGTtcgtattttatttttttgcttaacttgtgcacattttttttttttttttgataagtaaacttGTGCACATATTTCttataattataagaaaaataagttaTATTAGCTGTATGAAATAAAACGATttactgagaaaaaaaaaaattagcccacaagaaaagaaaaaaaaaaaatcatgtggtaattaattttcttttttgcatgtGAATTTGAGCAAagtcaaattaagtaattaacacaATAACTCACGCAAGACAATGACAATGACCACAAGTACTATTGATTGAGATACTTcattatctttctaaatttttgtttttacgtACGTTTGaggttaattataatttgttgATTGTGTTATCAGCTAGCGATTAATTGTTcgataaaaaaaatggaaagaaagcaAATGAGCCATTTAATCGACATAGAAGACCCTCATGTTCCATTGGAAGATTCAATGGGAAAGGAGTTTCAAAGCTTGTCTCTCTTATCCCCTGCATGTAGCATCTATAGAGTTCCTGACCGACTACGTCATCTCAAGCAAAAAGCATATGCACCAAAGGTTGTCTCCATTGGCCCCCTACGTCATGGTGGTAGTGAAGCCTTAAAAGCCATGGAAGAACATAAAATGAGGTACCTGCGAGATTTCGTTGGACGGACTGGGCAAACCTTGAAGTTTTTTATTGACGTTGTAAGGGAGAAGGAAGCAAAACTTCGTGAATGTTATGCAGAAACCATTAATTTTACAAGtgaaaaatttctcaaaatcattCTGGTGGATGCTGCCTTCATCCTTGAGGTCTTACTCAAGTCCTCCAGCCCTAAACTCCTAGAAGAAAACGACCGCATATTTGACAAACCCTGGTTGATACAAGATGTTTGGGCCGACATGCTTTTGCTTGAAAATCAGCTTCCCTTCTTCATTCTTGAGCATCTTTTCAATTCATACAAAACAGATGTCCTTCTGCAAAATGATGGGACGACACTTACAATCAATAAGCTTACAGTAGACTTTTTCAAAAGCCGAATGGAGTCACCGGGAATAGAAGAAAGATGGGAAGAAATCTTGTATGGTGATTTCAAAATCGAACATTTTGTTGATCTCCTACGACACGTGCAATTTAAGCCTGATGATGATGAGATAGCAACTCGTAGAAATATGAAACTTCGAACACTAACCACCCCCAGCGCGACAGAGCTACACGAGGCTGGAGTGTTGTTTAAGGTACGGGAGAAGAGCAAAAATCTATTCGACATAAAATTCGAAAAAGGGAAACTAGAAATCCCAAGTTTTATTTTAAGCGATGAGAAAGAATACTCAATCAGAAATTCGCTTGCATTTGAGCAATGCCATTGTAGTGATGAGAACTACATAAATGACTATGTTATCCTTATAGGTCGCCTTGTTGAAACACGCAGGGATATAGACTTATTGGTGAAGCAGGGGATTATTGAGAATAGGATTAGCAACAGCCGAGATGGGTCACTTCTGTTGAACAAGCTTGCCGATGGGGCTATTTTGGACCAGGAAAAGTTCTATTTTGCTGCTCTTTTTGGGGAGTTGAACAAATACTACAACACCTCATGGCACAGGTGGAAGGCACACTTGAAACAAAGATATTTCAGAACACCATGGGCTGGGGTTTCGCTTTTAGCAGCTGTGTTTCTGCTTATTCTCACTATCGTACAAACGGTGTGTTCTTTGGCTGCGTTTTTCCCGACACTCGATCCTTCTTCTAATTAGTTCAGATTATGtatacttgtttttgtgtttatgtttgtgtgggttaaaatattttcatgccCTTCTAGTTCTGTCAAAAAACaagttttcttttgtattgAATATTGGATAAGATGCATTCGTTTTGTGAAATAAATATACTTGTGTGGGTGTACCAACATTTTACCACTTAAAATGATCTTCATTGAGTGCTAAATGCTAATaagttaatcaagttaagcttTAGTCAAGTTCAAGCTTCCATTTTGATGCTTCACAAATCTATGCCTCGtcataaaaaaatgatgaatctTGATATCAACCTTTTGGCCTCAAAAGATAGCTTTCACTGCTTACAACCGATTCACCAACATTATTCATTGCCAACActaccaaaataaataaataaaaatccattaCGAATGACTTTTAGCAATGACATGCAAGTAATTGCTGATAAATCCGGCCTCGCAAATACTTCGACATTATTGCTCATTAGCGACAACTTTGAGTCATTGTTGATATCTCCTTATCAGCAACTTTTGTCGTTGCTAATAATGTTTAGGGTCATATTACTAATAGATTCAGAACCCCAAACGAGATTTCGTCGGTTATAATAAGTTATCAACAATGACTTAAAGTTGTCACTAATATCTTATTATTACGAGAAACGATTCaagtcaatatttttcttatatcatctcataaatttaatagatcaaccattagatttgtagggtctaccattaaatttgtgtggggtcaacataagtctacaaatatattggttgatttgtaagataagatgaaaaaaatattgacgtgaatcattTCTCTATTATTGGTGACAACTTTAAGTCGTTGTGTGGATTGGCCTCAAAGCCACCAACCTAATTGTGGAATAGGTCGTAAAATAGGATCATATAAGATAAATGAATCACATTGCTGGCAGCCTTAACATCCATCTCTTCTCACTCATCATCACCCATCTTCTAAGGTTTCTCTGTCTTTTTCAATAACACTTTGTAGACTCATTATTGAATCAAAAGATCTTTCATCGTTCTCTGTCAAAAAGAGAAGGTGTTCTTGTCATTGAACTTCCTCACTTCATACTTgatacttatgaaaaaaatagttaaaaaaaaaaaaaaaaaaaacactcaaaatccAAAGGTTCAATAGACCCAAATGTCGCACTTAGAGAAAAGGGATTCTTCCTcgaaggaaaaaacaaaagtaaaaacattttttttttaatatttttttttatctagaacgcgatttttttttgtattctttctttctttaaaattgtgaatatcaacaacaaaaaacatgtTTGGGTGAATAAAATAATTGAGGTAGTTTTTAACCACCCCTAGggtagggccggcaattttgacacgacccgcgaacccgacacgaacacgacaagAAAAAACAGGTATTAGGTTTCggctaatcgggttcgggtcgtaatcgggtctactcgattaagacccgaaaatttcgtgtctggcgggtcaacccgCNNNNNNNNNNNNNNNNNNNNAAATTAAGACTTACTTTACCATTTTCAGCCTTTGGGAACAAGGAAGCCTGCTTCAAgaaataagttaatacataattaccaacaaaagagaaagccaacaagaaaactatgattttcattgtttaaattaattttttaacacttttgttacatgtgggactaaataataagtggactattttaataaatgaacttacttgttttaacttttaacttttaagtttaggtgaaattatgagttttgtaatttcttttggaatacaatttgtcaattacagtcactttccgatatatatatttttttcttatcctttattaaagccttttaatctcttggaactcaattttttgcattgactatattgatgtattattgtattagtattattattacaattttgaatttttgaattttttattttatttttttaattttatagtttagggtaatcgggttATGTCGGGTCGTAtctacccgattagacccgattattttaaacgggtaaaacgggtcatgtcgggttacccggttattttcgtgtcataatcgtgtcaaatcTGATTACCCGTTTAACTAAACAggtcgtgtctgggtataggctaatcgtgtaacaggtacccgcgggtcgtaatcgggtcgtgtcaggtacctATTTTGCCACCCCTTAGGGGTGATTGGGCGACCCTTGAAATAGATGGGGCCCACCTTGTGACCCGTGTGTTGACCTACGGTTGTGGGTCATCGCTAGACCCTGTTGTGGGTCACCATTAGACACAACGTGTGTCATATCACTTTATACTCacactgcaattttttttttttttttttaaatgtaattttatagaGGTATGAGAGTCATTATAGTTATTTACACTATGATTTAGCCCCAAACCCTAATGGTAGGTGGgacattacaattttattttattttatttttttaagttggataccttaaattaagagtttttcaaGTTTGAGGAGGTGACTGCAAAGCAATGAAAATTTATAGGTGTTAAATGAAGTTTTACTTAACTCTTTATATTTACTTGTCCCTTGCTTTCCTCAAACCCAAATTCCACTTGTATAACAAAATATTGTAATGGTGGTAAACAAAACTTAGGGTCCGTTTGAGTTTACGAATTCAAAAAGTAAGatttaaaaatagcgattttaaaatgtgatttttaaaatgcaataaaCGTTttacaaaatagtagtttgacatttaaaatcgtagtttactctttaaaattgtgtgttcaAAAAGCACTTCCCTACTTGTTATTTGAAAACGCAGattttctacgttttcaaatcacaatcttttaaaaacgcaatcacaaacaattcattttctgggatttgatttaaaatcacacttcatatctataaaattgcaatgtcaaacgcACCCTTACACTCTTAGCCCATTAACACATTTATTCTCCTTTTGTAACTTCTTCCGTTGTATTTTGGTGATAAATTTTAGACTTAGGGAGCTTGGAAAGGTAAAGAATTAAGTTGGATTCTAAGATTTAATTGGTGGGAAGGTTTTGGTATCTTCCTTGTCCTTTCCTAGTTTCCAAGCAACACATTTGTTCTAAATATCTCCTTATTTCTTTGTGTCACATGCTTGTGGGCTTAGGCAAGAATAGGATCTTTCCCTCGATTAGCTCTATTACCAAAttcattttctcactctctcccaAATTTGAAGCACAAAGTTGATGGAAAAAGAACATATTATTCATTTTCACAAGTCTAGCTTCAATTAAGCTTCCCTTACTTTTTTGAGACACGTTGTCAAATCTTAAACTTGATGTTGTAGTTTATACGACGCCggtttgctctttttttttctttttcttctttttgttctttcttttatgGGAACACTATACTTATCTTACTTGAACAACTGTCCAATTTACAAtattctcttaaattttaaaaggttGCAATCGACCCTCTCAAACTACTGGATGCTTTCACTTTGCCCTTTCCGTCagcattttatattatgttGAACGAAAACTACAACACATGACCCACAACAAATGATATAGAGTGTGAATTATACCCTCTAGTAGTTGTGTGAAAATACATTTATACCTTtagactaaaaaaataataaaaagcttCTTTGGCCAAGGAGACCCACGACCAAGCTAGCCATATAGGTCTCTAGCCGTGGAGACGGACGGCTTGACCTTGGGtctatctttgattttttttaatgttttctttaatgatgggtataatgggcattttaaggatttaacagaaaatcctaatagaTAGGGTTAAATGGGGCTAGGTAGTTAAAGGGGTTGATTGTAGCATTTAAAAATTTGGAGAATATTGCAAATTTGGTAGAAGTTAGAGATGAGGGATTAGTGTATGTAGTTAATTTCCCCTTCTTTTAAAGTAATGATTCTTCATAATAATTTCTTTAGTTCAATTCCCTTGAGCCATTTAAGTGAAATGAAAGGCAAATTGTGATTCTTGCTAATATGCTTTCTATGGTGCCTGTAAGCCTTTTGACaataagaagaaacaaaatacaaattcgaattaaaaaaattaccatctCCAAGCCCACATAATATTGCtggaatattatatatatacaatttcctGTATATGACTTCGAAACTTTATGTTATACCATTTGAACATATTTGAGAATTTATGtatgaaaatttataatattcatttttctatcCAAGAAATTGTCGGTGAGATATATATCCTACCATGCTTGTGTGATATAAATTGCCGGTGTAACATGTTGTGGCCGGGGCCTATATGTTTAGAGAACTCGTATTTTACAACTGGGCAGAGGGAGTCTCATCTTTACAttctttacttataaaaagagTACTAATATTAAAGACCAaaacattctctctctctctatatatatatatataatggtacAGCTCAACTCCATTTCGTGTAATATTAACGACCAAAGGTGAAAGGTCGTCGTTTCCGGCCGTCTACGATCGAATAAGTAGCAAAAAAAagaactctatatatatatagcagcagCCAGCAGGTGCAATacacttttctctttcttttctttctgtttagggtttatacCTTTCTGTACGCTGATCATATCACTtgtgtttaattatttgttaagcTCAAAGTTTCATATGTGTACTGTAGTTGTAGCATAAACATGCAGGGAGTTCatccaaaatttgattttgttttgacatTTTCTCTTTTGGAGTTTTGATTTGTGTTAaggattgaaatttttttcttgatatggcctcactacacaaaaaaaaaaaaaaaaaaaaaaaggaggattAGTAACGTGTCTACAGTGCACTGTTTTTTCACACGTCACCCACGTTACCAAAGAGTGACGTGTGcattttgacatgtcaccatTTCGTAACGTGTCATAAGTGACCACGTTACTAATTCCAAAgggtgacatgtcaaaaattgacacgttactaaatctCCATTAGTAACTTCCAATTTGTTAACCCGCCACACACTTTGCTAATGACACGTCAGTAACAGGCCGGGCcgttaccaaaaaataaaatttttgtagtATGGGGTAGAATTTAAATCGAAGTGTTAATATGCATGAGAAAGTTTGCatgtttgtgcaattttaaatttttaactaTTACATCATTCTAGTTTTGGCCCACATAGTGGGAAAACCCTAGCCGACGAAAACTCCCTTCTTTCTCCTATCTCAAGCTCAGCCGAAACTgcttgaggaggaggagggcaTACCTTCTGGGTTCCCTCCTCCTCCCATCCCCCTTTGAtgtttttccttccttttctttttgagcT encodes the following:
- the LOC132190724 gene encoding UPF0481 protein At3g47200-like: MERKQMSHLIDIEDPHVPLEDSMGKEFQSLSLLSPACSIYRVPDRLRHLKQKAYAPKVVSIGPLRHGGSEALKAMEEHKMRYLRDFVGRTGQTLKFFIDVVREKEAKLRECYAETINFTSEKFLKIILVDAAFILEVLLKSSSPKLLEENDRIFDKPWLIQDVWADMLLLENQLPFFILEHLFNSYKTDVLLQNDGTTLTINKLTVDFFKSRMESPGIEERWEEILYGDFKIEHFVDLLRHVQFKPDDDEIATRRNMKLRTLTTPSATELHEAGVLFKVREKSKNLFDIKFEKGKLEIPSFILSDEKEYSIRNSLAFEQCHCSDENYINDYVILIGRLVETRRDIDLLVKQGIIENRISNSRDGSLLLNKLADGAILDQEKFYFAALFGELNKYYNTSWHRWKAHLKQRYFRTPWAGVSLLAAVFLLILTIVQTVCSLAAFFPTLDPSSN